CTAAAAGGGTAGAAATCCTCGTTTCTTTAATAAGgtagtataaatataaatataaatataaatataaatataaatataaatataaatataaatataaatataaatataaatataaatattaatgGTCTTTTACATATTTTTATTATCCTACACAATTATTACATTTAAAGTAATTATaaactataaattagcaacaaaAGATTGCTTTATGGAGTTATACCCCATGTATGGggagttttaaaaaaaatgatttttcattttttacctaatacttttcatcttttacaatttaaccatAACACTTTTGTATTTTCATCTTTGGCCCCTCATAATTTTCGTCTTCGCAAGTtattcgttttacgtttcgttctaaattttgcaagaCACGCCGTAACGTGCGTGTGAGGTTCACCGTTTTTGGTATATTTTTTTCCATTTGACAGGCCTGTCGCAATACGTTTATTTTTCCCCAttcaacttagttattcttttctacgttttacgttttggtCTAATTCTTCGCATTAACGCACTGCAGTAAGTTAGTTAGATTTTGTTCGGGGAAGAACCCATTGTAAAACTTCGACACATGCTCTACTTTTTAAATGCCAATTTGATAGTAGCTAATCCATTTTTTTGATAATTTGGGTGTTTGGTTCGCTTTTTGGTGACGACTGATGGCTGATGATGGTAGTGGAGTTGGATGTGACGTGGTAATGGTGATGGCGATGGTTGATGGCGGTGGAGGTAGGTGGCGGCTGATGGTGGTTGGTGGTGATGGTTGATCGTGGTGGAGGTTGGTGGTGgccgatggtggtgggtggtgatggCAGATGGCGAtggaggtgggtggtggcggctGAGGGCAGTGATGGTGGCGATAGTGAGGTGCATGTGGTGATGGGAGTGCCACATAAGCAGCCATCTCATCAGGTAACAAAGGTTTATGACACATCAGCGTCCACATCATCAAAAAACTATCTTAGTTAGATCTCGGTTAGAAAATGCCCCTTTATGGACAATAGGTTAAAAGGTAGGACCATCTGTCATTATTTTTGTAGTTTGGATTGTTGCCGGCTAATAACAAATACTTAGAATTATTAAAATCTATTATTTCTTTTCTTTATTCCTTTCACCCGCACAACTTCAGACTTCCAAATTTAGTTGttctgtatttttttttttaaactcgtAAGATCGGTTTTTTAAATTTTGGTTGTTTTAAGTTAAAGGGTAAAAGAATTATTCTACATaaaattaacatatatatatGAACGAAAGTTAATGATAAACCAAAAAGATATTTTTCTAAACATAAAACTCCAAATACGTAACAGTAGAAGACATTAATgtcaatgatctctagatcaagtgatGAAAGGCTTGTATTTCTTTTGGGATATGCAGGTTCTGTGACAACCCGACTTTCAAGGTTGGTAACGTGATCATAACTCCTCGTTATTCCCCTTTGTTGTGTCACACGCTCCGTGTTAGTATAACTCTGTTAAACGATTTTGATAACCTTGTTAGACGTATATGTTAGTATAATTGGGCCACACCTTTGTGCTTTGAATAAACGGTTGTTTAGTGGGCCGCATTCGCATTCCAAACCCTCGAAGCCCAAACCGCCCCACCTGTGCCTGTTATGTGGCAGTCATGCCTCTTGTGCGGCAGCCCAAGGGTATGGGCTTAGGCCCATTTCGACTTCTTAACCGCCCAAAGCAAACCCTTATTATTTCAACATCATCTCTGTCGATCGAGTCTTTCGGTTAGTGGATTCGGATTTATATTGTTTCTTGATTGCTCGTTT
This is a stretch of genomic DNA from Helianthus annuus cultivar XRQ/B chromosome 16, HanXRQr2.0-SUNRISE, whole genome shotgun sequence. It encodes these proteins:
- the LOC110911129 gene encoding leucine-rich repeat extensin-like protein 5, which codes for MCHKPLLPDEMAAYVALPSPHAPHYRHHHCPQPPPPTSIAICHHHPPPSATTNLHHDQPSPPTTISRHLPPPPSTIAITITTSHPTPLPSSAISRHQKANQTPKLSKKWISYYQIGI